In Candidatus Methanosphaera massiliense, the following are encoded in one genomic region:
- a CDS encoding DNA-directed DNA polymerase II small subunit, whose translation MSSDIIKKFQQANLLLNNNAYAEIRGNDDYDYLINELIQYVEENENDQYIITTQTIRNYQEHERQRIHEAIIENPKTREIRAKQETPYEIVLDVTNKSYTDGDIQDLNKYFNSRYDKLKKIIQQNPEFKKINELKTTKTNIDNLHAIGIVNSINNTKNGHKIVEIEDPTGTGSVIILKDNEDLMNASQSLVKDEIIGVSGSTNGNLIRADEIVHPGIQRRNIEKPMDFSIVFLSDVHIGSKQFDEQAFNKFIKWINGNYGSEKQQDLANDVKYLVIGGDLVDGIGIYPNQEKELKIKDIYQQYEEAGRLLGDITDIPIILSPGNHDATRLAEPQPAITEKYAKDLCNQKNIEMVSNPTVVNLDNIKVEVYHGRSFDDIVMALNYSHAETDKIMKLLLEKRHLAPIYGERTPLASEFEDYLVIDEVPDVLHTGHVHINSHVKYKGVHMLNSGTFQKQTEFQKIYNIVPTVGQVPILSHGTFQMLDFRSD comes from the coding sequence ATGTCAAGTGATATAATAAAAAAATTTCAACAAGCAAATCTTTTATTAAATAATAATGCATATGCAGAAATTAGAGGAAATGATGATTACGATTATTTAATAAATGAATTAATTCAATATGTAGAAGAAAATGAGAATGATCAGTATATAATAACAACCCAGACCATCAGAAATTACCAGGAACATGAAAGACAGCGTATACACGAAGCAATAATTGAAAATCCTAAAACAAGAGAAATCAGAGCAAAACAGGAAACACCATATGAAATAGTATTAGATGTGACAAACAAGTCATATACTGATGGAGATATTCAGGATTTAAATAAATACTTTAACAGCCGATATGATAAGCTTAAAAAAATAATACAACAAAACCCTGAATTTAAGAAAATTAATGAACTAAAAACAACCAAGACCAACATTGATAATCTTCATGCAATAGGTATAGTAAACAGTATCAACAACACAAAGAATGGTCATAAAATAGTGGAGATAGAAGATCCTACAGGTACCGGCAGTGTAATAATCCTTAAAGATAATGAGGACTTGATGAATGCTAGCCAATCATTAGTTAAGGATGAGATTATTGGTGTTAGTGGAAGTACTAATGGTAATCTTATACGAGCTGATGAAATAGTACATCCTGGTATTCAGAGAAGAAATATAGAAAAACCAATGGATTTCTCAATAGTATTCTTATCAGATGTACATATTGGAAGTAAACAATTTGATGAACAAGCATTCAATAAATTTATCAAATGGATTAATGGTAATTACGGTTCTGAAAAACAACAAGACCTCGCTAATGATGTAAAGTACCTTGTAATTGGTGGTGATCTTGTTGATGGTATAGGAATATATCCAAACCAGGAAAAGGAATTGAAAATCAAGGACATATACCAACAATATGAGGAAGCTGGTAGATTATTAGGTGATATAACAGATATTCCTATTATATTAAGTCCAGGTAACCACGATGCAACAAGATTAGCAGAGCCACAACCAGCAATAACTGAAAAATATGCTAAAGACTTATGTAATCAGAAAAATATTGAAATGGTAAGTAATCCTACAGTTGTTAATCTGGATAATATTAAAGTTGAAGTATATCATGGAAGAAGCTTTGATGATATTGTAATGGCACTGAATTATAGTCATGCAGAAACTGATAAAATTATGAAATTATTACTTGAAAAAAGACATCTTGCTCCTATTTATGGTGAAAGAACACCTCTTGCAAGTGAATTTGAGGATTATCTTGTTATTGATGAAGTTCCAGATGTATTACATACTGGTCACGTTCATATCAATTCTCATGTTAAATATAAAGGTGTTCATATGCTAAACTCAGGTACTTTCCAGAAACAGACAGAGTTCCAGAAAATATATAATATTGTACCAACTGTAGGACAAGTTCCAATACTTAGTCATGGAACTTTTCAGATGCTTGACTTCAGAAGTGATTAA
- a CDS encoding class II aldolase/adducin family protein, with protein MMNNNIIDKIVKTAHHLYDLGMVIGKSGNISIIDDEGEYVYITASGTDFKSLVYEDILKVKIDDLTYTSTDNRVPSMETNLHIGVYKNRPDVKSVVHVHSPYATGFAFSKRHLYQQEGFGEITSEYIAEVDYYPPGSKKLAKHSSDALKKEDAVLLKNHGVISVGKNIEEATLLCEYIEGIAKTQYITHVLNL; from the coding sequence ATGATGAATAATAATATAATAGATAAAATAGTTAAAACAGCACATCATTTATATGATTTAGGGATGGTTATTGGTAAATCAGGAAATATTAGTATAATTGATGATGAAGGTGAATATGTTTACATCACAGCATCTGGTACTGACTTTAAAAGTCTTGTATATGAAGATATCTTGAAAGTTAAAATTGATGACTTAACATATACTTCAACTGATAACAGGGTTCCTTCAATGGAAACTAATCTTCACATAGGTGTTTATAAAAATAGGCCTGATGTAAAAAGTGTGGTTCATGTACATTCACCTTATGCTACTGGATTTGCATTTAGTAAAAGACATTTATATCAACAGGAGGGCTTTGGCGAAATCACTAGCGAATATATTGCTGAAGTTGACTATTATCCGCCAGGTAGTAAAAAATTAGCTAAGCATAGTAGTGATGCTCTTAAAAAAGAAGATGCTGTATTATTAAAAAATCATGGGGTTATTAGTGTTGGTAAAAATATTGAAGAAGCTACACTTCTATGTGAATATATAGAAGGTATAGCTAAAACACAATATATTACACATGTACTTAATCTTTAA
- a CDS encoding UPF0147 family protein: MSNDEIFENCTEILSQIINDNSVPRNIRKAAEDSTNLLAKDEEPTIKASTVISILDDISNDPNIPIHARILVWNILSELEAVKD, encoded by the coding sequence ATGAGTAACGATGAAATATTTGAAAATTGTACTGAAATATTATCACAAATAATCAATGACAATAGTGTACCACGTAATATAAGAAAAGCAGCAGAAGATTCAACAAATCTTTTAGCTAAAGATGAAGAGCCAACAATAAAGGCAAGTACTGTTATATCAATATTAGATGATATAAGTAATGATCCAAACATACCAATTCATGCAAGAATTCTTGTTTGGAACATTCTAAGTGAATTAGAAGCAGTTAAAGATTAA
- a CDS encoding cobalt-precorrin 5A hydrolase, with amino-acid sequence MKIAIISITEQGQLISDKLYSNLKNNPLILHVQQYHKNVKKTIKNIFNEYDCIIGIMASGIMIRSIAPYVNSKLSDPAILLVDDNGNFVISLLSGHFGGANNLTHKIADIIDATPVITTSTDINNKIGIDSIAKHYYCNLENTGNIKFINRALVDDRKVELYLPSKFSFILTDSVRYSYNIHIDNTLEMIVSEIDGHKVILKPRRLVMGIGARKNIATSKVEHAVLEACKILEVPVDRIDLFATADVKAKEQGILDVMSKYDKILEIVEMSDIKNYENNDISKSDFVMKQFGVKGVCEPACLIVNGDNSELIFKKTAYNGVTIAVSVNNN; translated from the coding sequence ATGAAAATAGCAATAATTTCTATAACAGAACAAGGACAATTAATTTCAGACAAATTATATTCTAATCTTAAAAATAATCCATTAATACTTCATGTTCAGCAATATCATAAAAATGTTAAAAAAACAATAAAAAATATTTTCAATGAATATGATTGTATTATTGGTATTATGGCATCTGGTATTATGATCAGGTCCATAGCTCCCTACGTTAATTCTAAGTTATCTGATCCGGCAATTTTATTAGTTGATGATAATGGTAATTTTGTAATAAGCTTACTTAGTGGACATTTTGGCGGAGCTAATAATTTAACACATAAAATAGCTGATATTATTGATGCTACTCCTGTTATAACTACTTCAACTGATATAAATAATAAAATAGGTATTGATTCAATAGCAAAGCATTATTATTGTAATTTAGAAAATACTGGTAATATTAAATTTATTAACAGAGCATTAGTTGATGATAGAAAAGTGGAACTTTATTTACCTTCTAAATTTTCATTTATATTAACTGATTCAGTTAGATATTCCTATAATATTCATATAGATAATACACTTGAAATGATTGTTTCAGAAATTGATGGTCACAAAGTTATATTAAAGCCAAGAAGATTAGTTATGGGCATAGGTGCTAGGAAGAATATAGCTACTAGTAAAGTTGAACATGCTGTACTTGAAGCCTGTAAAATATTAGAAGTACCTGTTGATAGAATTGACTTATTTGCCACTGCTGATGTTAAAGCTAAAGAACAAGGAATATTGGATGTAATGTCTAAATATGATAAGATATTGGAAATAGTTGAAATGTCTGATATTAAGAATTATGAAAATAATGATATTTCAAAGTCTGATTTTGTTATGAAACAATTTGGAGTGAAAGGAGTTTGTGAACCAGCATGTTTGATAGTTAATGGTGATAATTCAGAGTTAATCTTTAAAAAAACTGCATATAATGGTGTTACTATTGCTGTTTCAGTTAATAATAACTAA
- a CDS encoding cobalamin biosynthesis protein, protein MIYESLIYSISILGLAVLIDLLIGEVPDKIHPVIYMGHFISKLKNYLPATKTSGLLIILATNFTFSIITLILLLITAYLNNWLYVIIASIILSTTFSINFLIKSVKDIQKDLNEDIDKARQSMSYLVSRDTQELTESRITSAAIETLTENITDSIISPLFYTTIISIPFGMIIAIPCAVIYRVCNTMDAMLGYKTKELIDVGCYPAKLDDILNYIPARIAGYYMILSAYILRYDYKQSYHVMKEFALKTPSPNSGYTMSAAAGALNITLTKEGVYQLGYGTTELTSDKITESIKLTKVTSILFIVTILLVYFIIAMLLL, encoded by the coding sequence ATGATATATGAAAGTTTAATTTACTCAATTTCAATACTAGGTCTAGCCGTACTTATTGATTTATTAATAGGAGAGGTACCTGATAAAATACATCCAGTAATATATATGGGACATTTTATTTCAAAACTAAAAAATTACCTGCCGGCTACAAAAACATCAGGACTATTAATAATCCTAGCAACAAACTTCACATTTTCAATAATAACATTAATATTATTATTAATCACAGCATACCTCAACAACTGGTTATATGTAATAATAGCATCTATCATATTATCAACAACATTCTCAATCAATTTCCTAATAAAATCTGTTAAAGACATTCAAAAAGATTTAAATGAAGATATTGACAAGGCAAGACAATCAATGTCCTATCTAGTAAGCCGAGATACACAGGAACTAACAGAATCAAGAATAACATCAGCAGCAATAGAAACACTAACTGAAAACATAACTGACAGTATAATATCACCATTATTTTACACAACAATAATAAGCATACCCTTCGGAATGATCATAGCAATACCCTGTGCTGTAATATACAGGGTATGTAATACAATGGATGCAATGTTAGGCTACAAGACAAAAGAATTAATAGATGTGGGTTGTTATCCTGCAAAACTCGATGATATACTAAATTATATACCTGCAAGAATAGCAGGATATTATATGATACTATCAGCATACATACTACGCTATGATTACAAACAATCATATCATGTGATGAAAGAATTTGCATTGAAAACACCAAGTCCAAATAGTGGTTACACAATGTCTGCAGCAGCAGGAGCACTAAATATAACCTTAACTAAAGAAGGAGTATATCAGCTAGGCTATGGAACAACCGAGTTAACAAGTGATAAAATAACCGAATCAATTAAACTTACTAAAGTAACATCAATACTATTTATCGTAACAATTCTTTTAGTTTACTTTATAATAGCAATGTTATTATTATAA